The following proteins are encoded in a genomic region of Vibrio spartinae:
- the ytfQ gene encoding galactofuranose ABC transporter, galactofuranose-binding protein YtfQ, translating to MLKQIAIATAIGSILLSGSLLAKTLTVGFSQIGSESGWRAAETSVAKTEAEKRGITLKISDAQQKQENQIKAVRSFIAQGVDAIFIAPVVQTGWEPVLEEARDYDIPVFLLDRGITVDDDSLYMTSVAADSVHEGEVAGNWLIHKVDGKKCNVVELQGTVGASVALDRKKGFANAISKVPNVKIIRTQSGDFTRSKGKEVMESFIKAEDNGKNICAVYAHNDDMAIGAIQAIKEAGLKPGSDILMVSVDGVPDIFKAMIAGESNASVELTPNMAGPAFDALIAYKKDGTIPPKHIQTESKFFEPADAPAQLELKKDMGY from the coding sequence ATGTTAAAACAAATAGCAATCGCGACAGCGATCGGTAGCATCTTGCTATCAGGAAGCTTATTGGCAAAAACACTCACTGTTGGCTTTTCACAAATCGGTTCTGAATCTGGTTGGCGTGCAGCCGAAACCAGTGTGGCAAAAACGGAAGCAGAAAAACGAGGGATTACTCTTAAGATTTCTGACGCCCAGCAGAAGCAAGAAAACCAAATCAAAGCCGTCCGCTCTTTTATTGCTCAAGGTGTGGATGCGATCTTTATTGCACCAGTCGTTCAGACGGGCTGGGAACCGGTGCTGGAAGAAGCGCGAGACTATGATATCCCCGTATTTTTGTTAGACCGTGGTATTACTGTCGATGATGACTCCCTGTATATGACATCCGTCGCTGCCGACAGTGTTCATGAGGGTGAAGTTGCCGGGAACTGGCTGATCCATAAAGTGGATGGCAAAAAATGTAATGTGGTCGAACTACAAGGGACCGTTGGTGCCAGTGTGGCTTTAGACCGTAAAAAAGGGTTTGCCAACGCGATTAGCAAAGTACCGAACGTGAAAATTATCCGTACTCAATCAGGAGACTTCACGCGCAGTAAAGGCAAGGAAGTCATGGAAAGCTTTATCAAAGCGGAAGACAACGGCAAGAATATCTGCGCGGTTTATGCACATAACGATGATATGGCAATCGGTGCGATTCAAGCGATCAAGGAAGCTGGGCTGAAACCGGGCAGTGATATTTTGATGGTGTCTGTCGATGGCGTTCCTGATATTTTCAAAGCAATGATAGCCGGTGAATCAAATGCTTCTGTTGAACTGACACCCAATATGGCCGGACCTGCATTTGACGCGCTCATCGCCTATAAAAAAGATGGGACCATCCCTCCTAAACATATTCAAACTGAATCTAAATTCTTTGAACCTGCCGATGCACCAGCACAACTGGAGCTGAAAAAAGACATGGGTTATTAA
- the prlC gene encoding oligopeptidase A — protein sequence MSNPLLTFTDLPPFSQIQPEHIKPAIEQAIANCRTKIEAVLEGNTQPSWDNLVAPIEEADDHLSRIWSPISHMNSVMNSEALREAYENCLPLLSEYGTWVGQHKGLFEAYQKIRESEAYQSLSQAQQKTIRDALKDFELSGIGLPLTEQKRYGEISKRMSELGSKFSNNVLDATMGWTKHITDGSELSGLPESALAAAKAAAEAKGKEGYLLTLEMPSYLPVMTYCDNQALRQEMYEAYVTRASDRGPNAGQWDNSDIIAEQLKLRYEIAKILGFNCFSEKSLATKMAESPEQVLTFLNDLAKRAKPQGEKEVQELRGFAKENCGVDELALWDIAYFSEKQKQHLFQISDEELRPYFPESKVVSGLFEVIHRVFGMSVQAREGVDTWHESVRFFDIFDQNQQLRGSFYLDLYAREHKRGGAWMDDCRGRRVTLSGELQSPVAYLTCNFNKPVGGKPALFTHDEVVTLFHEFGHGIHHMLTQVDVGAVSGINGVPWDAVELPSQFLENWCWEEEALAFISGHYETGEPLPKAMLEKMLAAKNFQSAMFILRQLEFGLFDFTLHTNYDPEIGPRVLETLAEVKAKVAVLPSLEWNRFSHSFGHIFAGGYSAGYYSYLWAELLSSDAFSRFEEEGIFNPETGQRFLKNILEMGGSEEPMELFKRFRGRAPQIDALLRHCGIAA from the coding sequence ATGTCGAACCCACTGCTCACCTTTACGGACTTGCCACCGTTTTCTCAGATTCAACCTGAGCATATTAAACCGGCGATCGAACAGGCAATTGCCAACTGTCGGACCAAAATTGAAGCCGTGCTTGAAGGCAATACTCAGCCGAGCTGGGATAACCTAGTGGCTCCGATTGAAGAGGCTGATGATCATTTAAGCCGGATCTGGTCACCGATCAGTCACATGAATTCTGTGATGAACAGTGAAGCATTGCGGGAAGCGTACGAAAATTGTCTGCCACTCTTATCTGAGTACGGGACTTGGGTCGGACAGCATAAAGGGCTATTTGAAGCGTATCAGAAAATTCGTGAGAGCGAAGCCTATCAATCCCTGTCTCAAGCCCAGCAAAAAACGATTCGGGATGCCTTAAAAGATTTTGAACTGTCTGGTATTGGTCTGCCGCTGACTGAACAAAAACGCTATGGCGAAATCAGTAAACGCATGTCTGAATTAGGCTCAAAGTTCTCTAACAATGTACTTGATGCCACCATGGGCTGGACCAAACATATCACCGATGGGAGCGAATTGTCCGGTCTGCCGGAGAGTGCCTTGGCTGCGGCAAAAGCGGCTGCTGAAGCCAAAGGGAAAGAGGGGTATCTGCTCACGCTGGAAATGCCGTCTTACTTACCGGTCATGACCTATTGTGACAATCAGGCACTACGTCAGGAAATGTATGAAGCCTATGTGACCCGGGCGTCTGATCGCGGGCCGAATGCCGGTCAGTGGGACAACAGCGATATTATCGCGGAGCAACTCAAACTACGGTATGAAATTGCTAAGATACTCGGTTTTAATTGTTTCAGTGAAAAGTCACTGGCGACCAAAATGGCTGAGTCTCCGGAACAGGTACTGACTTTTCTCAATGATTTGGCGAAACGTGCTAAACCACAGGGTGAGAAAGAGGTACAAGAACTGCGTGGCTTTGCGAAAGAAAACTGCGGTGTCGATGAACTGGCATTATGGGATATTGCTTATTTCAGCGAAAAGCAGAAACAGCATTTGTTCCAGATTTCTGATGAAGAACTGCGCCCTTATTTCCCTGAGTCCAAAGTCGTCAGCGGATTATTTGAAGTGATCCACCGTGTCTTTGGGATGAGCGTACAGGCGCGAGAAGGCGTTGATACTTGGCATGAATCGGTACGTTTCTTCGATATTTTCGATCAAAATCAGCAGCTGCGCGGTAGCTTCTATCTGGACCTGTATGCCCGTGAACATAAACGTGGCGGTGCATGGATGGATGATTGCCGGGGACGTCGGGTGACATTATCCGGTGAGTTACAGTCTCCGGTGGCTTACCTGACTTGTAATTTCAATAAACCGGTTGGTGGCAAACCCGCGCTGTTTACGCATGATGAGGTCGTGACGCTGTTCCACGAGTTTGGTCACGGTATCCATCATATGCTGACACAGGTTGATGTCGGTGCGGTCTCTGGGATCAACGGTGTTCCGTGGGATGCAGTCGAATTACCGAGTCAGTTTCTGGAAAACTGGTGCTGGGAAGAAGAAGCGCTTGCGTTCATTTCCGGTCACTATGAAACCGGTGAACCGTTACCCAAAGCGATGTTAGAGAAAATGCTGGCAGCGAAAAACTTCCAGTCTGCAATGTTTATTCTGCGTCAGCTTGAGTTCGGGCTGTTCGATTTCACCCTGCACACCAACTATGATCCGGAAATCGGCCCGCGGGTTCTGGAGACGTTAGCCGAAGTAAAAGCAAAAGTTGCGGTGTTGCCAAGTCTGGAGTGGAACCGTTTCTCACATAGCTTCGGTCATATCTTTGCCGGTGGTTACAGCGCGGGTTATTACAGCTATCTGTGGGCGGAATTGCTCTCGTCCGATGCGTTCTCCCGTTTTGAAGAAGAGGGGATTTTCAATCCGGAAACCGGACAGCGTTTCCTGAAAAACATCCTGGAAATGGGTGGCAGTGAAGAGCCCATGGAACTGTTCAAACGTTTCCGTGGCCGTGCGCCTCAGATTGATGCATTGCTGCGTCATTGTGGGATTGCCGCTTAA
- the ytfR gene encoding galactofuranose ABC transporter, ATP-binding protein YtfR → MSLENNNDIVLHAKGICKHFPGVRALNNVDFILRKGEIMALLGENGAGKSTLIKSLTGVYQRDSGDILLDGNPINPQSTADAQALGIGTVYQEVNLLPNMSIMDNLFIGHEPKKFGLVDRKTMQTKARDIVKQYNLNIDVTQPLNNFSVAIQQVIAIARAVSLSAKILILDEPTASLDSNEVEMLYGIMRDLRDQGISLVFITHFLDQVYAVSDRITILRNGELVGSEETAKLPRIELIKMMLGRELEDNALERVGKTRLSDSPIAKFVQFGKKGTIEPFDLEIYPGEIVGLAGLLGSGRTETAQVIFGIEPNDSGESYIKSKPIKIRSARQASSLGFGFCPEDRKTDGIIASASVRENIILALQAQRGWFRPLSRTEQEEASKRFISQLSIKTPSMEQPIEFLSGGNQQKVLLARWLLTKPKFLILDEPTRGIDVGAHAEIIRLIESLCANGLGLLVISSELEELVGYADRVIVLRDRKQVAEIPAENLSVPNIMQAIAM, encoded by the coding sequence ATGTCATTGGAAAACAATAATGACATCGTTTTACATGCCAAAGGAATTTGCAAACATTTTCCCGGAGTACGAGCCCTGAATAACGTAGATTTTATTCTGAGAAAGGGTGAAATCATGGCATTGCTTGGCGAAAACGGTGCAGGAAAGTCCACATTAATTAAGTCGCTGACTGGGGTTTATCAGCGTGACAGCGGTGACATTTTGTTAGATGGCAACCCCATCAATCCGCAAAGTACAGCTGACGCGCAAGCGCTGGGAATCGGTACTGTATATCAAGAGGTTAATCTGCTACCGAATATGTCCATTATGGATAACCTGTTCATTGGTCACGAACCGAAAAAATTTGGTTTAGTGGATCGCAAAACGATGCAGACAAAGGCTAGAGACATTGTCAAACAGTACAACCTGAATATCGATGTCACTCAGCCGCTCAATAATTTTTCTGTCGCGATTCAGCAAGTTATTGCCATCGCGCGAGCCGTTTCACTGTCTGCAAAAATTCTGATCCTCGACGAGCCGACCGCTAGTCTGGATAGTAATGAAGTAGAAATGCTGTACGGCATCATGCGAGATTTGCGCGACCAAGGGATTAGTCTGGTCTTTATTACTCACTTTTTAGATCAGGTCTATGCGGTGAGTGATCGTATCACGATATTAAGAAACGGCGAGTTGGTTGGTTCCGAAGAAACCGCCAAACTACCCCGTATCGAGTTAATTAAAATGATGCTCGGCCGTGAACTCGAAGACAACGCCTTGGAAAGAGTCGGCAAAACCCGCCTTAGTGACAGTCCTATCGCGAAATTTGTTCAGTTTGGTAAAAAAGGCACCATTGAACCGTTTGATCTGGAAATCTATCCCGGTGAAATTGTCGGTTTAGCCGGACTGCTTGGCTCAGGCAGAACCGAAACCGCCCAAGTCATTTTCGGGATTGAACCCAATGATAGCGGTGAGAGTTATATCAAAAGCAAGCCGATCAAAATTCGTTCGGCCAGACAAGCCTCCTCTTTGGGATTCGGTTTTTGCCCCGAAGACCGAAAAACGGACGGTATCATTGCATCGGCCTCGGTGCGTGAAAATATCATTCTGGCACTTCAGGCTCAGCGAGGCTGGTTCCGCCCCTTGTCCCGCACGGAACAAGAAGAGGCTTCAAAACGTTTTATCAGCCAACTATCAATCAAAACCCCAAGCATGGAACAACCGATCGAATTTTTATCGGGAGGCAATCAGCAAAAAGTACTGCTGGCGCGATGGTTATTAACCAAGCCAAAATTCCTGATCCTCGATGAACCCACCCGGGGGATTGATGTGGGTGCACACGCGGAAATCATTCGTCTGATTGAGTCCTTATGTGCCAACGGATTAGGCTTGCTGGTCATCTCTTCAGAGCTGGAAGAGCTGGTCGGTTACGCGGATCGCGTGATTGTGCTGAGAGATCGAAAACAGGTGGCAGAAATTCCAGCGGAAAATCTGTCTGTCCCCAATATCATGCAAGCGATTGCTATGTGA
- the ytfT gene encoding galactofuranose ABC transporter, ATP-binding protein YtfT: protein MDTSSLRAHFSSGWQQRLPKGTPQIAALICVLLINSLAADNFFSINIQDGRLFGSVIDILNRCSPVALLTIGMTLVIATGGIDLSVGAVMAISGATFASLATQGYPIAVIILVSLLAGALCGLWNGFLVAVFKIQPIVATLILMVAGRGIAQLITEGQIVTFNNETLAWIGSGSFLYLPAPVVITIVVAVAIWLLTQKTALGLFIESVGINIRAAKNAGINAPTVVISTYMISGITAAVAGMIVAADIRGADANNAGLWLEMDAILAVVIGGTSLAGGRFNLFIALVGALIIQGVNTGILLSGYQPQWNQIVKAIVVLLVLVMQSPAVVQLLKGGRRHDKA from the coding sequence ATGGATACATCAAGTTTACGGGCTCATTTCAGCTCGGGCTGGCAACAGAGATTACCCAAAGGCACGCCGCAGATCGCAGCACTCATCTGTGTGCTCTTGATCAATAGCCTCGCGGCAGATAACTTCTTTTCTATCAATATACAAGACGGTCGACTGTTCGGCAGCGTGATTGATATCCTCAATCGCTGCTCACCAGTGGCTTTATTAACCATTGGCATGACGTTGGTAATTGCCACCGGTGGCATCGATTTATCTGTCGGTGCCGTGATGGCGATCAGCGGCGCAACATTTGCCAGTCTGGCAACTCAGGGTTATCCGATCGCGGTGATTATTCTGGTCTCATTGCTGGCTGGTGCTTTATGTGGTTTGTGGAATGGCTTTCTGGTCGCGGTCTTCAAAATACAACCGATCGTTGCCACGCTGATCCTGATGGTTGCCGGACGAGGCATTGCCCAGCTCATCACCGAAGGACAAATCGTCACATTCAATAATGAAACATTAGCTTGGATCGGTAGTGGTTCCTTCCTTTATCTACCGGCACCGGTTGTGATCACGATTGTGGTTGCGGTGGCGATCTGGTTGCTGACTCAGAAAACGGCATTAGGCCTGTTTATTGAATCCGTCGGGATTAATATCCGGGCAGCTAAAAATGCCGGGATTAATGCGCCAACGGTGGTGATTTCAACTTACATGATCAGTGGGATTACTGCGGCTGTTGCCGGCATGATCGTCGCGGCCGATATCCGTGGCGCGGATGCCAACAATGCCGGATTATGGCTGGAAATGGATGCGATTCTCGCTGTGGTTATCGGGGGGACCTCCCTTGCCGGAGGGCGTTTCAATCTCTTTATTGCTCTTGTTGGCGCGCTGATCATTCAAGGCGTGAACACCGGAATTCTGCTTTCCGGCTATCAGCCTCAATGGAATCAAATCGTCAAAGCAATTGTGGTCTTGTTGGTTCTGGTCATGCAATCTCCGGCCGTGGTGCAACTGCTCAAAGGAGGACGCCGACATGATAAAGCGTAA
- the gorA gene encoding glutathione-disulfide reductase: MATHFDYICIGGGSGGIASANRAARYGAKVALIEAKDLGGTCVNVGCVPKKVMWHGAQIAEAIHLYAKDYGFDAQLNGFDWSKLVENRQAYIGRIHQSYDRVLGNNKVEVIRGFAKFIDAKTVEVNGEHYTADHILIAVGGRPTIPAIPGAEYGIDSNGFFDLQAQPKRVAVIGAGYIAVEIAGVLNALGTETHLFCRKESPLRSFDPMVIETLMEVMNAEGPTLHTHSVPKSISKEADGSLTLHLENGTQQNVDQVIWAIGRHPATDAINLAATGVATDEKGYIKVDEYQQTNVTGIYCVGDIMAGGIELTPVAVKAGRQLSERLFNHKPDAKMDYDLVATVVFSHPPIGTIGLTEPEAIAKFGEDNVKVYQSSFTAMYTAVTQHRQPCRMKLVCVGPDEKVVGLHGIGFTVDEMIQGFAVAMKMGATKADFDAVVAIHPTGSEEFVTM, translated from the coding sequence ATGGCAACACATTTTGATTATATCTGTATCGGTGGTGGTAGCGGCGGTATCGCATCAGCCAACCGTGCAGCAAGATATGGCGCGAAAGTCGCGCTGATTGAAGCCAAAGATTTAGGCGGTACTTGTGTCAATGTCGGCTGTGTGCCGAAAAAAGTCATGTGGCATGGCGCTCAGATTGCGGAAGCGATCCATCTGTACGCCAAAGACTACGGTTTTGATGCCCAGTTAAACGGTTTTGACTGGTCAAAACTGGTTGAGAACCGTCAGGCTTATATCGGCCGGATCCATCAATCTTATGATCGTGTTCTGGGGAATAACAAAGTCGAAGTAATTCGCGGATTCGCTAAATTTATCGATGCCAAGACCGTTGAAGTCAACGGTGAACATTACACCGCAGATCATATCCTGATTGCCGTTGGTGGTCGTCCGACAATTCCTGCGATTCCGGGCGCTGAGTACGGTATTGACTCCAATGGATTTTTTGATTTGCAGGCACAGCCAAAGCGTGTCGCAGTGATTGGGGCTGGCTACATTGCCGTTGAAATTGCCGGCGTACTCAATGCGTTAGGCACAGAAACACACCTGTTCTGCCGTAAAGAATCCCCGCTACGTAGCTTTGATCCGATGGTGATTGAAACCCTGATGGAAGTGATGAACGCAGAAGGTCCGACGCTGCATACGCATTCCGTCCCGAAATCGATCAGCAAAGAAGCGGACGGCAGCCTGACCCTGCATCTGGAAAACGGTACACAGCAGAATGTAGACCAAGTCATCTGGGCCATTGGTCGTCATCCGGCAACCGATGCGATCAATTTGGCAGCCACCGGTGTTGCAACCGATGAGAAAGGCTACATCAAAGTGGATGAGTATCAGCAGACCAATGTCACCGGTATTTATTGTGTCGGAGATATCATGGCTGGTGGCATCGAACTCACACCGGTTGCGGTCAAAGCCGGACGTCAGTTATCTGAACGCCTGTTCAACCATAAACCCGATGCGAAAATGGACTACGATCTGGTCGCGACCGTGGTCTTTAGTCACCCGCCAATCGGCACCATCGGCCTGACTGAACCGGAAGCCATTGCCAAGTTTGGCGAAGACAATGTCAAAGTCTACCAATCGAGTTTTACAGCGATGTACACCGCGGTGACGCAACACCGTCAGCCATGTCGGATGAAGCTGGTCTGCGTCGGCCCGGACGAGAAAGTGGTCGGCCTGCATGGGATTGGCTTCACGGTCGATGAAATGATTCAGGGCTTCGCTGTGGCAATGAAGATGGGCGCAACCAAAGCAGACTTCGATGCGGTTGTGGCAATTCACCCCACAGGCTCGGAAGAATTCGTTACGATGTAA
- a CDS encoding methyl-accepting chemotaxis protein, producing MQPITLLVTWMENVSLKRILQMLMLLFVVVITGLVSYTVIALKLQKDDSLVINIAGRERMLSQKIAKEFFLELEHATLTNKAPDLSKINATKELFEVSLAALDKGGQTYSDLAMQQPVNLPPASEKISQQLKKVMALWRQQQQMMANISDANVEPEVLQTINQQSLAILKNMNAAVTLFAQESEQKIFVMERNQVIAAILAILLSIIVISLVARSILRAVNQSVETTTRISSGNLVSDGKQVFGTNELGLLAKNIEQMRESLHHVINVVKRNSRQMAHSAQQVADVSTEISNGGKVQRENSSEVNSAIDSLLGTSQVVSDTIERTSQISQDTLTIAQEGIVYVNESIEELKKAVVSVNNASEQMEVLKNFTSQINEITESIHNIAEQTNLLALNAAIEAARAGEQGRGFAVVADEVRNLAGRTSSSSRDISDLISQLTEKVESSVSSMQSVVSAVYQSQQTSEKTVEAFTSMSDGIGETTASTETILQYNQQQMKNLNYLNDKLKDLFIVLTESSDKAGTTSMVAGDLYHISELLDQQINGFKTHVSASVAKQQGEQRNAPRADNKLRVRLSQGQRSVEGITSDISMDGMKLRTTSPLDEHDTVALQFLLPEQLKRSEQNQLVVQAKIVHTKQLSDNYDYGLKFIGLSKAQHEALKSVFKHFNESYRYQETHQ from the coding sequence ATGCAGCCGATAACATTGCTTGTAACTTGGATGGAAAATGTTTCATTAAAGCGAATACTACAAATGTTAATGTTGCTTTTCGTGGTTGTGATTACTGGCTTGGTCTCTTATACCGTGATTGCGCTCAAGCTACAAAAAGATGATAGTTTAGTCATTAATATCGCTGGCCGTGAGCGAATGCTTTCGCAAAAAATTGCCAAGGAATTTTTTTTAGAGTTGGAACACGCGACGCTGACCAATAAAGCCCCCGATTTATCAAAAATTAACGCGACCAAAGAATTGTTTGAAGTCTCGTTAGCAGCATTGGATAAAGGTGGTCAGACCTACTCAGATTTGGCGATGCAACAACCAGTGAACCTCCCACCGGCATCAGAAAAAATATCTCAGCAACTCAAGAAAGTCATGGCTTTGTGGCGGCAGCAGCAACAGATGATGGCCAATATCTCAGATGCCAATGTTGAACCTGAAGTTCTGCAAACAATTAATCAGCAAAGTTTAGCCATCCTGAAAAACATGAATGCTGCGGTCACGCTATTTGCTCAGGAATCAGAGCAAAAGATTTTTGTTATGGAACGTAATCAAGTCATTGCTGCAATATTGGCTATTCTGTTGTCAATTATCGTGATCTCGCTGGTGGCTCGCAGCATTCTGAGAGCGGTCAATCAATCGGTGGAGACCACGACTCGGATATCGTCTGGAAATCTAGTCAGTGATGGCAAGCAAGTCTTCGGCACAAACGAACTTGGTTTACTGGCAAAGAATATCGAGCAAATGAGGGAGTCTTTGCATCATGTGATTAATGTGGTGAAACGTAACAGTCGCCAGATGGCACATTCCGCCCAACAAGTGGCTGATGTGTCTACAGAGATATCCAATGGTGGTAAAGTTCAGCGCGAGAATTCATCTGAAGTAAACAGCGCAATTGACTCGTTGCTGGGTACATCTCAGGTGGTGAGTGATACCATCGAACGGACATCCCAGATTTCACAAGATACATTGACCATTGCACAAGAAGGGATTGTTTATGTTAATGAAAGTATTGAAGAACTGAAGAAAGCGGTGGTGTCGGTCAATAACGCATCTGAGCAGATGGAAGTGCTGAAAAACTTCACTTCCCAGATTAATGAAATTACCGAGTCGATTCATAACATTGCAGAACAAACCAATTTGTTAGCCTTAAATGCGGCAATCGAAGCGGCCCGGGCAGGGGAGCAGGGACGAGGATTTGCTGTTGTCGCGGATGAAGTGAGAAATCTTGCCGGAAGGACATCCAGTTCCAGCCGGGATATTTCAGATCTGATTAGTCAGTTAACCGAAAAGGTCGAAAGTTCAGTGAGTTCCATGCAATCTGTGGTTTCAGCCGTGTATCAATCGCAACAAACATCAGAAAAGACGGTAGAGGCATTTACCTCAATGTCTGATGGTATCGGTGAGACAACCGCAAGTACCGAGACCATCTTGCAGTATAACCAGCAGCAAATGAAGAACTTGAATTATCTGAACGACAAACTCAAAGACCTATTTATCGTATTGACGGAAAGCTCGGACAAGGCTGGGACGACATCGATGGTTGCGGGAGACCTGTACCACATCTCAGAACTGTTAGATCAACAAATCAACGGCTTCAAAACCCATGTCAGCGCCTCGGTTGCCAAACAACAAGGCGAGCAGCGCAACGCTCCGCGGGCAGATAACAAACTGCGGGTAAGATTATCGCAAGGTCAACGCTCCGTCGAAGGGATTACCAGTGATATTAGTATGGATGGGATGAAATTACGGACCACATCACCATTGGATGAACATGATACCGTCGCACTCCAATTTCTCTTGCCCGAACAATTAAAACGTTCCGAACAGAATCAACTGGTTGTCCAGGCAAAAATTGTCCATACCAAGCAACTGTCGGATAACTATGACTATGGCTTGAAATTCATCGGCTTATCGAAGGCGCAACACGAAGCACTCAAATCAGTCTTTAAGCATTTCAATGAGTCTTATCGTTACCAAGAGACCCACCAATAA
- a CDS encoding 23S rRNA (adenine(2030)-N(6))-methyltransferase RlmJ, translating into MLSYRHSFHAGNHADVLKHTVQSLILTALQKKDKPFVYHDTHSGAGRYDLTHEWSEKTGEYKQGIGRIWQQSQIPQALESYLAAIQTLNSSEALRYYPGSPRVAKVHLRAQDRMVLTELHPSDYPLLEQEFARDSQVKIYQDDGFRCLKASLPPKERRGLVLIDPPYELAHEYQDVVKAIAQSYKRWATGIYAIWYPVVYRANIDDMLAGLESLGIRKILQIELGVAPDSNERGMTASGMIVINPPWTLASQMQEILPYLQSAIAPENGHTTLRWVVPE; encoded by the coding sequence TTGTTAAGTTACCGCCACAGTTTTCATGCAGGCAATCATGCCGATGTCCTTAAACATACGGTACAGAGCCTGATTCTGACTGCGCTGCAAAAGAAAGATAAACCTTTCGTCTACCACGATACCCATTCGGGTGCCGGACGGTACGATCTCACCCACGAATGGTCAGAAAAAACCGGTGAATACAAACAGGGCATTGGCCGAATCTGGCAACAATCACAGATACCTCAAGCTTTGGAAAGCTATCTGGCAGCCATTCAAACCCTCAATTCATCAGAGGCACTGCGCTACTATCCCGGTTCACCCCGGGTCGCTAAAGTACATTTGAGAGCGCAGGATCGCATGGTGCTGACAGAACTTCATCCGAGTGATTACCCGCTGCTCGAGCAAGAATTTGCGCGCGATTCGCAAGTCAAAATCTATCAGGACGACGGTTTTCGCTGCCTCAAAGCCAGCCTGCCCCCCAAAGAACGTCGCGGACTGGTGCTGATCGATCCCCCTTATGAACTGGCGCATGAATATCAGGATGTCGTGAAAGCAATCGCTCAAAGCTATAAACGCTGGGCCACCGGCATCTATGCGATTTGGTATCCGGTGGTTTACCGGGCCAATATAGATGATATGCTGGCAGGATTAGAATCATTGGGAATTCGTAAAATACTGCAGATCGAGCTGGGGGTTGCCCCTGACAGCAACGAAAGAGGGATGACCGCATCCGGCATGATTGTCATCAATCCCCCTTGGACACTGGCAAGTCAGATGCAAGAGATTTTACCGTATCTGCAATCGGCTATCGCACCTGAAAACGGACATACAACCCTCCGGTGGGTTGTTCCTGAATAG